A single region of the Raphanus sativus cultivar WK10039 chromosome 1, ASM80110v3, whole genome shotgun sequence genome encodes:
- the LOC108854015 gene encoding uncharacterized protein LOC108854015: protein MEFDFRNRDYGADHESHLLPRSRTQNHPLSSPIASRQQQARTVRGSSDLDFFDPLMGLNASAEEKVEEEKDTSLSIEAVTQDLAREWKSLKRILMQHFPVSKVISFSPVSNVITKGSKVETPSAQPRLEETGSEQTSLEETAKVMDQQEYLAKVRELIDGITNAWQVEDRVTSLKLSIKVTKLLMDTTVLQFYPTVFVVVTDMLDMVGDMVWERIKEKAEHDVDGTLICTLSNNFQASDICLEARETCYNWFCKVGSVRELLPRIYLELAILPCWRFLVNQPREVLDRLVMMVRGLADPLASVYCRLYMVHRMQKLGFCNSGYLIKCIKDIEDILAPILVDKDGCSYITDDKKLLFNLMEPAIEYIMKCLLLTGRQENNVLGMLEELGFGKNKSQSSDNCTHVSILLHHLLKELPSELVSSQAMEILHMIKCSDDCSFSQVLNYRLLGIRLCEGRSQADFLSALISEVMQAASQYQTLYDYLRIMDAYVDLLLQNKMENHLDALLDNIVYLARDQFLSEEEQASLQSIILKLLSHFEDLQKVLSLNHFIEILDLMSGTSKKIVNMHLLNMGTRNGCICDSTTVQLLFEVSQGLYDATDFVNIKDDDNRQTSHLISRFVEMVDYGAERERQLLFLAECRGAFSGIHELKETLVRSSNTLAVKSLKAGKMHINFVKSCLAFSEVTIPSVTIPTKQLNLYLETAEVALLGGLISHSDGLVISAVECLEDVAPTDGLKSIDVDSMASVVCKLCSLLVMVPGNPEKGVMKILKSIFSATCSSSWAIPRLKVKILCAIISLLSTLSQDNLPYRSANPEIIGNDILFFGDSSYKNELVSWAQLVVGELVEAIEQESSQIARGNIALEACNYISSALIMNEKVSQLCLRLLETAKVCLGEKDRYLEATKQSLQL from the exons ATGGAGTTCGACTTCCGGAATCGCGACTATGGAGCTGACCATGAATCTCATCTCCTCCCTCGTTCTCGAACTCAGAATCACCCTCTTTCCTCTCCAATCGCTTCTCGTCAACAACAG GCGAGAACTGTCAGAGGTAGTAGTGATCTTGACTTCTTTGATCCATTAATGGGATTGAATGCTTCAGCAGAAGAGaaggttgaagaagaaaaagatactTCTCTATCCATTGAAGCGGTGACTCAGGATCTGGCAAGGGAGTGGAAGTCTCTTAAACGAATCTTGATGCAGCACTTCCCTGTCTCCAAAGTCATTTCTTTTTCTCCA GTGTCTAATGTAATAACGAAAGGTTCCAAAG TTGAGACCCCTTCCGCTCAACCACGTTTGGAGGAGACAGGCAGTGAACAGACTTCTCTGGAAGAAACTGCTAAAGTGATGGACCAACAGGAATATCTAGCCAAAGTACGCGAGCTAATTGATGGAATAACTAATGCTTGGCAGGTTGAAGATCGAGTAACATCGTTAAAGTTATCGATAAAG GTCACAAAACTTCTGATGGACACAACAGTTCTGCAGTTTTATCCTACAGTCTTTGTTGTAGTGACTGACATGCTTGATATGGTTGGGGATATGGTGTGGGAACGGATCAAGGAGAAAGCAGAACATGATGTAGATGGAACACTGATCTGCACTTTATCGA ATAATTTTCAAGCAAGTGATATCTGCCTCGAAGCAAGAGAGACTTGCTATAACTGGTTCTGTAAAGTTGGTTCAGTTCGAGAACTTCTCCCCCGCAT TTACTTGGAGCTTGCAATTTTACCTTGCTGGCGTTTCCTCGTTAATCAACCCAGAGAAGTTCTGGATCGTTTAGTCATGATGGTGAGAGGTCTTGCGGATCCACTGGCATCTGTGTATTGTCGTCTTTATATGGTGCATCGTATGCAGAAGTTGGGTTTCTGCAATTCAG GATATCTAATCAAATGCATCAAGGATATTGAAGACATATTAGCACCTATTTTAGTGGACAAGGACGGGTGTTCCTATATTACAGACGACAAAAAGTTGCTTTTTAATTTGATGGAACCAGCCATTGAGTATATAATGAAATGCCTATTGCTGACTGGACGTCAG GAAAACAATGTGTTGGGCATGCTTGAAGAGCTTGGATTTGGAAAGAATAAATCTCAGTCGTCCGACAACTGTACACACGTGTCCATTCTACTTCACCATCTACTCAAGGAACTTCCATCCGAATTGGTTAGTTCACAAGCTATGGAGATCCTGCATATGATTAAATGCAGCGACGATTGTTCTTTCAGTCAG GTTTTGAATTACAGGTTACTTGGAATCAGGTTGTGTGAAGGGAGATCTCAAGCAGATTTTCTCAGTGCACTCATCAGTGAAGTTATGCAG GCTGCTTCTCAGTATCAAACGCTGTATGACTACTTGAGAATTATGGACGCATATGTGGACTTGTTGTTGCAGAACAAGATG GAAAATCATCTAGATGCGCTCTTGGATAATATTGTATATCTAGCTCGTGACCAGTTTCTTTCTGAAGAAGAACAAGCGAGTTTGCAATCCATAATTTTGAAGCTGCTGTCCCATTTCGAGGACTTGCAAAAAGTACTTTCTCTG AATCATTTCATCGAGATCTTGGATCTTATGTCTGGGACTTCAAAGAAAATTGTTAACATGCATCTTCTGAACATGGGTACTAG GAATGGCTGCATATGTGATTCAACAACCGTGCAATTGCTTTTTGAAGTTTCTCAGGGTCTTTATGATGCTACAGATTTCGTTAACATAAAGGATGATGATAATCGACAGACATCACATTTAATTTCTCGTTTTGTTGAGATG GTTGATTATGGGGCAGAAAGAGAACGCCAATTGTTGTTTTTGGCGGAGTGTCGTGGCGCCTTTAGTGGGATACATGAACTTAAG GAGACACTAGTCCGTTCAAGCAACACCTTGGCAGTGAAATCACTAAAAGCAGGAAAGATGCATATCAACTTCGTAAAGTCTTGCCTAGCATTCAGCGAAGTTACCATTCCATCTGTTACAATTCCGACAAAGCAGTTAAATCTTTATCTCGAAACTGCTGAG GTTGCGCTTTTAGGTGGTTTGATTTCTCATTCGGATGGACTGGTCATATCAGCTGTTGAGTGTCTAGAGGATGTAGCGCCAACAGATG GTTTAAAGTCAATTGATGTGGATAGTATGGCCTCGGTGGTATGCAAATTGTGTAGCCTCTTGGTAATGGTTCCAG GTAATCCTGAGAAAGGCGTGATGAAGATCCTTAAGAGCATCTTTTCTGCTACTTGCTCTAGTTCATG GGCAATACCGAGATTGAAGGTAAAGATACTTTGTGCTATCATTTCACTGTTGTCGACACTTTCCCAGGATAATCTGCCTTACCGTTCTGCCAATCCAGAG ATAATTGGAAACGATATATTGTTCTTTGGTGATTCATCATACAAGAATGAACTTGTCTCCTGGGCTCAGCTAGTTGTAGGTGAACTTGTAGAAGCTATTGAGCAAGAATCTTCACAG ATTGCTCGAGGGAACATTGCGCTTGAAGCTTGCAATTACATATCATCAGCGCTAATT ATGAATGAGAAAGTGTCACAACTTTGCTTAAGACTGCTGGAAACAGCAAAAGTTTGTTTGGGTGAAAAGGACAGGTACCTTGAAGCCACTAAGCAATCACTCCAATTATGA
- the LOC108850114 gene encoding protein FATTY ACID EXPORT 5 codes for MHDFCFTIPYGMLLMVGGSMGYFKKGSIASLAGGAGTGFLVLLAGYITLKAFEKKKKSPVFAVVLQTVISAGLTFVMGQRYLKTQKIMPAGLVSGISGLMTCFYLYKIATGGNHIPTTTKAE; via the exons atgcaCGATTTCTGCTTCACTATCCCGTACGGGATGCTCCTGATGGTCGGGGGATCTATGGGTTATTTCAAGAAAGGAAGCATCGCATCTCTCGCTGGAGGCGCAGGCACCGGATTCCTCGTCCTTCTCGCTGGTTACATCACCCTTAAGGCTttcgagaagaagaagaagtctccTGTTTTCGCTGTCGTTCTCCAGACAG TTATTTCAGCTGGTCTCACATTCGTCATGGGACAACGGTACTTGAAAACTCAGAAGATCATGCCGGCTGGTTTGGTTTCTGGGATCAG TGGTCTCATGACATGTTTCTACCTGTACAAGATTGCAACTGGTGGCAACCACATACCAACAACAACGAAAGCTGAATGA
- the LOC130497708 gene encoding uncharacterized protein LOC130497708: protein MLIDGVDDQMIGALQDMEMGEQDDALVQLQESNINDEILDEAVDDLLGEELKEMDESMSSRIEPSSLTAVKVKIKSSKGSSRQLVPRGMPIRKAEFLRRGSPRSYGVSSSGDNETRKMIDIEAVIDGIKVFMTFVYGDPVLERRDQVWERLTRFSTTRTGPWFMIGDFNEITGHNEKEGGRQRTDSSFLPFKQMLSDCGMLEFPYTGDMLSWVGKRAGRVTVRCRLDRAVGNADWHEKFPHSKTKYMRLWGSDHRPILADILKKPTRRSRKFKFDKRWLDNEELRQVILEGWKSPDLPPNASIMEHISSCRKALSEWRRQNNINSAKLVEELKEKVEGLYADDNATTEEIAAALKELSDALKAEEMFWKQKSRVFWLREGDRNTKFFHALTKQRRARNKITQLLDGNGNTVEDEEGLVAIATSYFRQIFESSNPQDIEEALSEVPTTITEPMNESLTAPVTEWEIKLALFAMHPEKAPGPDGMTALFYQKFWDIVKDDLTLMVNKFLTEGIMPNGLNETNICLIPKTTKPNEMTQFRPISLCNVSYKIISKVLCQRLKKVLPGLISETQSAFVAGRQISDNIMIAQEMFHALRTKPSGRNKKMAIKTDMSKAYDRMEWSFIEAVMRKMGFSETWITWIMRCITSRINATTRQEIKDVLGIQNDGGMGTYLGIPEDISGSKCKLFAFLKDKLMHRVNGWTGRWLSKGGKEVLIKSILLALPTYVMSTFILPLEICENIASAIAQFWWSSNPPKRGIHWSKWEKVCLPREEGGIGFRMIHEFNLALLAKQLWRLTQNPDSLVARVLRGRYYRLSSPLRVNSVSSPSYVWTSISAARELLLMEIRQKIHSGYEVKVWEDPWIPLNPARPAIPIAPVMNPNMRVSDLIDQELKVWDVNLLEQYVRPDDIPLIRSVAISTTHRPDTFCWNFTRHGQYTVKSGYWVAQNLMKDTDEKQMLEPSITKLQAFAWKIKAPKKICHFLWQCLTGHVAVTRNLVRRNMRCDNYCPRCGEPEESVTHAIFECPPALQVWLHSSTPTNPGVFPASSIYTNMNYLFWEKDGSLEPELDRDPYPWLIWYIWKARNDKLFRGIDRDPLELVRYAESECQAWFNANEMIPPVWWKDATHGITQLSQKRIGSALRSGSTAVGDGEYASTFNMPELRNRLQRIDRNDQGTSGLAKFCYGVGEDRDTDHMLPGLQDFLCSKSAQSDF from the exons ATGCTTATCGATGGAGTTGATGATCAGATGATTGGTGCGCTACAAGACATGGAGATGGGTGAACAAGATGACGCTCTGGTGCAGTTACAAGAGTCTAATATAAATGACGAGATATTGGATGAGGCTGTCGATGACTTGCTGGGGGAGGAACTAAAGGAGATGGATGAGAGTATGAGCTCTCGTATTGAGCCTTCTTCTCTCACTGCTGTTAAAGTCAAGATCAAGTCCTCTAAGGGGAGCTCACGACAATTGGTTCCACGGGGAATGCCAATTAGGAAAGCGGAGTTTCTTCGTCGGGGATCTCCACGGAGCTATGGTGTCTCTTCATCGGGAGATAACGAAACTCGCAA aATGATTGACATTGAGGCAGTCATTGATGGAATAAAAGTCTTTATGACGTTTGTTTATGGGGATCCTGTATTAGAACGAAGAGATCAAGTTTGGGAACGTCTTACGCGTTTCTCAACAACAAGAACTGGACCTTGGTTTATGATAGGTGATTTCAATGAGATTACAGGTCATAATGAAAAAGAAGGTGGTAGACAGCGTACTGATAGCTCTTTTTTACCTTTCAAGCAAATGCTAAGTGACTGTGGGATGCTCGAATTTCCATACACTGGAGATATGCTCTCATGGGTTGGTAAGAGAGCAGGGAGAGTAACTGTTAGATGTCGACTGGACAGAGCAGTGGGAAACGCCGACTGGCATGAAAAGTTTCCTCATTCGAAGACGAAGTATATGAGATTATGGGGCTCGGATCATCGTCCGATACTTGCTGATATCCTAAAAAAACCAACCAGGAGATCGAGGAAATTTAAGTTTGACAAAAGATGGTTGGACAATGAGGAACTGAGACAAGTTATTTTGGAGGGATGGAAATCACCTGATCTTCCACCTAATGCCTCTATAATGGAGCATATTTCCAGTTGTAGAAAAGCATTGAGCGAGTGGAGgagacaaaataatataaactctGCAAAACTGGTGGAAGAGCTTAAGGAAAAAGTGGAAGGTCTATATGCAGATGATAACGCCACAACTGAGGAGATTGCAGCAGCTCTGAAGGAGCTTTCTGATGCTCTTAAGGCAGAAGAAATGTTTTGGAAACAAAAGAGTCGAGTATTTTGGCTAAGGGAAGGAGATCGTAATACGAAATTTTTCCATGCCTTAACGAAACAGAGGAGAGCAAGGAATAAGATCACTCAGCTTCTGGATGGAAATGGAAATActgtggaagatgaagaaggattaGTAGCCATTGCTACTAGTTATTTTAGACAAATCTTTGAGTCTTCTAATCCACAGGATATTGaagaagctctatctgaagttCCTACGACAATAACGGAGCCAATGAACGAAAGTCTTACCGCACCGGTCACGGAATGGGAGATTAAATTAGCACTCTTTGCTATGCATCCAGAAAAAGCTCCAGGTCCAGATGGGATGACTGCACTGTTTTACCAGAAGTTCTGGGATATAGTAAAGGATGATTTGACCCTTATGGTTAATAAGTTCCTTACTGAAGGGATAATGCCCAATGGACTGAATGAAACTAATATCTGTCTCATCCCAAAGACAACAAAGCCTAATGAGATGACGCAGTTTAGGCCTATTAGCTTGTGTAATGTGAGCTACAAGATTATCTCTAAGGTCCTATGCCAGAGACTTAAGAAAGTGCTCCCAGGATTGATATCAGAAACCCAGTCAGCCTTTGTTGCTGGAAGACAGATTtctgataatattatgattgcTCAGGAGATGTTCCATGCTCTCAGAACCAAGCCAAGCGGGCGCAACAAAAAAATGGCTATTAAAACAGATATGAGTAAAGCCTATGATAGGATGGAATGGTCATTTATTGAAGCTGTGATGAGGAAGATGGGTTTCTCAGAAACATGGATTACATGGATAATGAGATGTATCACGTCA aggattaACGCAACCACAAGGCAAGAGATCAAAGATGTGCTTGGAATACAGAATGATGGAGGGATGGGGACTTATTTGGGTATCCCAGAAGATATTAGTGGCTCAAAATGTAAGCTCTTTGCCTTCTTAAAAGACAAACTAATGCATAGAGTGAATGGCTGGACAGGACGCTGGCTCTCGAAAGGAGGAAAGGAGGTATTGATTAAGTCCATTTTGCTTGCTCTTCCGACGTATGTTATGTCTACTTTCATACTCCCATTGgagatatgtgaaaacatagctAGTGCTATTGCCCAATTCTGGTGGAGCTCGAATCCCCCCAAGAGAGGAATACACTGGTCGAAATGGGAGAAAGTCTGCCTACCGAGAGAAGAAGGAGGGATTGGATTTCGCATGATTCATGAGTTCAACCTGGCACTATTGGCAAAACAATTATGGAGACTAACACAAAACCCGGATTCCCTGGTCGCTCGTGTCTTAAGAGGAAGATATTACAGGCTAAGCTCGCCCTTACGAGTAAATTCTGTAAGTAGTCCTTCATATGTTTGGACTAGTATATCTGCTGCGAGGGAGCTTTTGTTGATGGAGATAAGGCAGAAAATACACTCTGGTTATGAGGTTAAGGTATGGGAGGACCCCTGGATTCCATTGAATCCTGCTAGACCAGCTATACCAATAGCACCAGTTATGAATCCAAATATGCGAGTGAGTGATCTTATTGATCAGGAGCTGAAGGTATGGGATGTTAATCTATTGGAACAATATGTCAGACCTGATGACATACCCCTTATAAGGAGTGTAGCCATAAGCACGACTCATAGACCTGACACGTTTTGCTGGAACTTCACAAGACATGGACAATACACGGTCAAGTCTGGATATTGGGTTGCTCAAAATCTAATGAAGGATACAGATGAAAAGCAAATGTTAGAGCCGAGTATAACAAAgctccaagcctttgcttggaagataaaggCGCCAAAGAAAATTTGTCACTTCCTATGGCAATGTTTAACTGGTCATGTGGCAGTAACGAGAAATCTAGTAAGGAGAAATATGAGATGTGACAATTACTGTCCGAGGTGTGGTGAACCAGAGGAGTCAGTAACACATGCTATTTTCGAATGTCCACCTGCTCTACAAGTTTGGCTACATTCATCGACTCCAACTAATCCTGGCGTTTTTCCAGCATCAAGTATTTACACGAATATGAATTACCTCTTCTGGGAGAAAGATGGTTCACTTGAACCAGAGCTAGACAGGGATCCTTATCCCTGGCTAATTTGGTACATCTGGAAGGCTAGAAATGACAAACTCTTTAGAGGAATCGATAGAGATCCTCTGGAACTAGTTCGATATGCTGAGAGTGAGTGTCAAGCTTGGTTTAATGCCAATGAGATGATACCGCCAGTG TGGTGGAAAGACGCAACTCATGGGATCACACAACTTTCCCAGAAGAGAATCGGCTCTGCACTCAGAAGTGGAAGCACTGCGGtgggcgatggagaatatgcttcaaCATTCAACATGCCAGAACTTCGGAACAGACTGCAAAGAATTGATCGCAATGATCAAGGAACCTCAggcttggccaagttttgctacgGAGTTGGAGAGGATAGAGACACTGATCATATGCTTCCCGGACTTCAAGATTTCTTATGTTCCAAGAGCGCGCAATcggatttctga
- the LOC108855191 gene encoding uncharacterized protein LOC108855191 gives MWCASYHQPLPAAGSSVLNHHTKQAESLGRKQVFLFLSSSPSTSSLRGHQWQNSNYPKLGLRLKPKASVVPPSESGDITTFLLVSVAMISMYLVANFVVPSLLFKSLQGEEEEDSD, from the exons ATGTGGTGCGCAAGTTATCATCAGCCATTACCTGCTGCCGGTTCCAGCGTCTTGAATCACCACACGAAACAAGCAGAGAGCCTGGGAAGAAAACAAGTGTTCCTTttcttatcttcttctccttcaactTCAAGCCTAAGGGGACATCAATGGCAGAACAGTAACTATCCAAAACTTGGGCTCAGATTAAAACCAAAAGCAAGTGTGGTGCCTCCGTCTGAATCTGGTGATATCACCACCTTCCTCCTAGTAAG TGTAGCTATGATCTCAATGTATTTGGTAGCGAACTTTGTGGTTCCGTCTTTGCTTTTCAAGTCGCTCCAaggtgaagaagaggaagactcTGATTGA
- the LOC108848951 gene encoding uncharacterized protein LOC108848951 — protein MANTSSHSHHITEEREEVMFSEKGHTFLKTHFLKPIVTSSVAVAELPRQRPSVSPPSEELLERLSSRRSVSGFWVAERRFVSWVGKMEALHEPTWRKAGIFEAIKASTYNITKNPSLLLSVSQKWCPQTNSFVFPWGEATVTLEDVMVLLGFSVLGSPVLDSVQHSSEVEKLEKAWEEKKERGVGVKEERWTSSFMGRGDLEHEAFLVLWLSLYVFPERTTRRSISKRVLPIAVRLARGERIALAPPVLASVYRDLGLISGFGRGGECDGELNLNLKSLLKLVQVWTWERFKNLRPKAKEIPKGEPRIAQWDSLQQRHKNVRLRFDDFEWRPYTKPLKNWNPLGVYVEEAKWVTVGKSLGDEFASFARCVRVSQLVGDGFVESYYPNRVAMQFGLSQDLPGLVTRHGEFTEKEACEDYNKPLDGLKLYMPSRLASGSVTTKYRDWWVKSFSEMQKETTETLNARNVFDDDEVSPKVLPLSQVVQDLEEGFPATRTRSSMRRLLANKDKIGELVNSMVSSSWKMKGGHEDDEESYMDEEEEDDDNMTIAQIRSRRKYSDAEKAGEDASEPLGKRRRKFQVMDSDDDSGSCQKLASVKIEYNDSASNIQQKARQVCDDDDVDVNGGATLGKKSMIFDEAKKAECLLHEESEKKRCNEKRREDILERLRQRNLAVKEKELKLEARIMEVEKTLGKIRERYTRGLKIKIEASS, from the coding sequence atGGCGAACACATCATCTCATTCACATCACATcactgaagagagagaagaagtcATGTTTTCTGAGAAAGGTCACACCTTTCTCAAAACCCACTTCCTAAAACCCATTGTTACCTCTTCTGTAGCCGTAGCAGAGCTTCCCCGTCAACGTCCCTCTGTTTCACCTCCTTCGGAAGAGCTGCTAGAGCGCTTGTCTTCACGAAGATCTGTCTCTGGGTTTTGGGTTGCAGAGCGTCGTTTCGTCTCTTGGGTTGGAAAGATGGAAGCTTTGCACGAACCCACTTGGAGAAAAGCTGGCATCTTTGAAGCCATCAAGGCGTCTACTTACAACATCACCAAGAACCCTTCTCTGCTCCTCTCTGTTTCTCAGAAATGGTGTCCTCAAACTAACTCTTTCGTCTTCCCTTGGGGTGAAGCAACGGTAACGTTAGAGGATGTGATGGTTCTTCTTGGATTCTCTGTTTTGGGTTCCCCTGTTTTGGACTCTGTACAACACAGCTCTGAGGTGGAGAAGCTGGAGAAAGCATgggaagagaagaaggagagggGTGTTGGGGTGAAGGAAGAGAGATGGACTTCGAGCTTCATGGGTAGAGGTGATCTGGAACATGAAGCTTTCCTTGTCTTGTGGCTTTCCTTATACGTTTTCCCTGAGAGAACTACTCGTCGCTCTATCTCCAAACGTGTTCTTCCCATCGCTGTTCGTTTAGCTAGAGGCGAAAGGATTGCTCTTGCTCCTCCTGTTCTTGCAAGTGTATACAGAGACTTGGGTCTAATCAGTGGCTTTGGTAGAGGAGGAGAGTGTGATGGCGAACTCAATCTCAATCTCAAGTCTTTGTTGAAGTTAGTTCAAGTATGGACTTGGGAGAGGTTCAAGAACTTAAGACCAAAAGCTAAAGAGATACCTAAAGGTGAGCCAAGAATAGCTCAGTGGGACAGTCTTCAGCAAAGACATAAGAATGTGAGGTTAAGGTTTGATGATTTCGAGTGGCGTCCATACACTAAGCCTTTGAAGAACTGGAACCCACTTGGGGTTTACGTGGAAGAAGCTAAGTGGGTGACTGTTGGTAAGAGTCTTGGTGATGAGTTTGCTTCTTTTGCTAGGTGTGTGAGAGTTTCTCAGCTTGTTGGAGATGGTTTTGTGGAGAGTTACTATCCGAACCGAGTGGCAATGCAGTTCGGTTTGTCCCAGGATCTTCCTGGTTTGGTTACTCGTCATGGAGAATTCACAGAAAAGGAGGCATGTGAGGATTACAACAAGCCTCTTGATGGTTTGAAGCTGTATATGCCTTCTAGACTTGCTTCAGGTTCTGTTACTACAAAATACAGAGACTGGTGGGTGAAATCATTTTCAGAGATGCAGAAAGAAACAACTGAAACTTTGAATGCAAGGAATgtatttgatgatgatgaagtatCTCCCAAGGTATTGCCTTTAAGCCAAGTGGTTCAGGATCTGGAAGAAGGCTTTCCTGCAACACGGACAAGATCTAGTATGCGTAGGTTATTAGCAAACAAAGATAAGATAGGTGAGTTGGTGAACAGTATGGTATCTTCAAGTTGGAAGATGAAGGGAGGTCATGAGGATGATGAGGAGAGTTAtatggatgaagaagaagaagatgatgataacATGACCATTGCTCAAATTAGATCTAGGAGGAAGTATAGTGATGCAGAGAAAGCTGGAGAAGATGCTTCTGAGCCGCttggaaaaagaagaagaaagtttcaGGTGATGGATAGTGATGATGATTCAGGGTcttgtcaaaagcttgcttcaGTGAAAATAGAGTATAATGACAGTGCAAGCAACATACAACAAAAGGCAAGGCAAgtttgtgatgatgatgatgttgatgtgAATGGAGGAGCTACTTTAGGGAAGAAGAGTATGATCTTTGATGAGGCCAAGAAAGCTGAATGTTTGCTTCATGAAGAAAGTGAAAAGAAGAGATGCAatgagaaaagaagagaagatattCTTGAAAGGCTTAGACAGAGGAATCTTGCGGTAAAGGAGAAAGAGTTGAAGTTAGAGGCACGTATCATGGAGGTAGAGAAGACTTTGGGGAAGATCAGAGAACGGTACACCAGAGGACTCAAGATCAAAATTGAAGCTTCTTCTTAG